The Microcebus murinus isolate Inina chromosome 4, M.murinus_Inina_mat1.0, whole genome shotgun sequence genome has a segment encoding these proteins:
- the RBMXL2 gene encoding RNA-binding motif protein, X-linked-like-2, producing MVEADRPGKLFIGGLNLETDEKGLEAEFGKYGRIVEVLLMKDRETGKSRGFAFVTFESPADAKAAARDMNGKSLDGKAIKVAQATKPAFESSRRGPPLQPRSRGRLRGLRGSRGGPRRPPSRGGPADDGGYAGDFDLRPPRAPMPMKRGPPPLPRRAGPPPKRAVPSGPPRSAGGGMRGRAPAARGREGYAGPPRREPPPPRRDHYLGPREEGYSPRDSYSSRDYPSSRDPRDFAPSPREYTYRDYGHSSARDDSPSRGYGDRDGYGGRDRDYADHPSGGSYRDPFESYGDPRSAAPVRGPPPSYGRYEEYRGCSPDAYSCGRDGYGSGRSDRYSRGRERVGRPDRGLPPSMERGCPPPRDSYSRSGRRVPRGGGRLGGRSERGGGRSRY from the coding sequence ATGGTTGAGGCGGATCGCCCGGGAAAGCTTTTCATTGGGGGGCTCAACCTCGAAACCGACGAGAAGGGCCTCGAGGCCGAGTTTGGCAAGTATGGCCGCATCGTCGAGGTGCTCCTGATGAAAGACCGCGAAACCGGCAAGTCGAGGGGCTTCGCGTTCGTCACCTTCGAAAGCCCCGCAGACGCCAAGGCCGCCGCCAGAGACATGAATGGCAAGTCCCTGGATGGTAAGGCCATCAAGGTGGCCCAGGCCACCAAACCGGCGTTTGAAAGCAGCCGGCGGGGCCCGCCGCTGCAGCCCCGCAGCCGCGGCCGCCTGAGAGGCCTGCGCGGATCCCGCGGGGGTCCGCGGCGACCCCCTTCCCGGGGCGGGCCGGCCGACGACGGCGGCTACGCGGGCGATTTCGACCTGCGGCCCCCCAGGGCCCCGATGCCCATGAAGCGCgggccgccgccgctgccgcgcAGGGCCGGGCCGCCCCCAAAGCGGGCCGTGCCGTCGGGCCCGCCGCGCAGCGCCGGCGGTGGAATGCGCGGGCGGGCCCCGGCCGCGCGGGGCCGAGAGGGCTATGCCGGGCCGCCGCGCCGGGAgccgccgcccccgcgccgcgACCACTACCTGGGCCCGCGGGAGGAGGGCTACTCGCCCAGGGACAGCTACTCGAGCCGCGACTACCCGAGCTCCCGCGACCCTCGGGATTTTGCGCCGTCGCCCAGAGAGTACACCTACCGCGATTACGGCCACTCCAGTGCCCGCGACGACTCTCCATCGAGAGGCTACGGCGACCGAGACGGTTACGGGGGCCGCGACCGCGACTACGCGGATCATCCGAGTGGAGGCTCCTACCGAGACCCCTTCGAGAGCTACGGGGACCCGCGCAGCGCCGCGCCCGTGCGGGGGCCACCGCCATCTTACGGCCGCTACGAGGAGTACCGGGGCTGCTCGCCCGACGCCTACAGCTGTGGCCGCGACGGTTACGGCAGCGGCCGGAGCGACCGCTACTCCAGGGGCCGAGAGCGGGTGGGTAGACCGGATCGCGGGCTTCCCCCGTCCATGGAAAGGGGGTGCCCTCCCCCGCGCGATTCCTACAGCCGGTCCGGCCGCAGGGTGCCCAGGGGCGGAGGCCGCCTAGGAGGCCGCTCGGAGAGAGGGGGAGGCCGGAGCAGATACTAA